Below is a genomic region from Ictalurus punctatus breed USDA103 chromosome 12, Coco_2.0, whole genome shotgun sequence.
GGCTCGGCTCGGCTTGGAGTGGGAGATGGTGCTGCTGGACTTGGGTTTGACATCGGTAGAGATCACCCGCTGCCGTGCAGATCATCCACACAGCAGTCACAGTCAGGTGCTGGCAGCCCTGGTGATGTGGAAGCAGACTCAGGGTCGGAGTGCTACGGTGCAGCGTCTACTCCAGAGTCGACAAATTCATCCTTCTTCCCTCAACCAAGTGTTTGTCTGAGACTACTAGGAGAAAGTTGAGACTGATTCTGCCATTAAGATTAAACCTCTCTGCCCAGACAGGAgaaatggacacacacacacacacacacacacacacacacacacacacacacacacgctttgtTTCATACAAAGCAGTATTGAAGAAAGCCAgagattctttttttcttgctaaTTTGTTATTTTGAAATGACAAGTTGCTGAAATATACTGTAGACTGGAAGTGCCACCAGCAGAACTTGTCTCTTTAAAAGATTTTATCTCTGTTTGATAGAGAAACATTGAAATTTTacgaaaatgtaaaaattttaattaaaatttgctgttttgttcGTCAGTAAATCTAAAATGTATTCAACACAGTAAATGCAGTcatttgattttgtgtgtgtttgtgtgtgttttcaaagtCCAAATACATTATTTGTCAGCATtatctttagaaaaaaaaaataaaaggtgaaaatttttatttttcataagtATTCAACTGGTGTGCCGTGGAAGCTCCAAGTTTATACAGATGAAAGACATAACAAAGACACACTTGGCTTAAAATTGGCTGTTACCagtgaatcatttaaaaaaggtTCACCTTTTCTGGATAAAAGATCCCCAAGTGCCATTGGTCAGACTGTGAATCTGAAGTAAACTCTGAAAATGAAGACCAAAGAGCATGCTAACTAAGGAACTTTGAGATAAAGTTATAGGCGTGCACAGGATGAGAAAAgtttggaattaaatttgtgccaaaagtattgaatgtaacttttcaagaaaaaaaattaacaaaaatatacagtgagaAAGAAGAACACTGAAACTGAACTCAGTGACATGAATTTCACACGGTCTTCGAATTAACAGCATTCTttattaacagttttctaagcttcctttTTGTTAATCATGGTTTGCgaatgcgctgccagagttttcatttacgctttcaaagtttttgtttatattccaCAAGTTTATGTTCAAGATTCTGTTGATGCAGATGGAGATTGAAATTGTGCCTAGGGTTACAGTCATGATTGCGTAAGTGCAGAGTACTTGTATGCTGGATTTACCTGATACAAAGGCAAGTAAGTATTGGTccattataaacatttacatcaaCCCTCGTGTTTAGATGTACAGATAGGCTGTGCTTGTTCATGTTCTCATATTTTTGTGGGAATTGAAGTCTTCTGGAACTGTATTAGTGTCACTTCCTTTAACAGCTCCAGGTGACGCTGGATGAAATAATCAGTGATATTAATACACAAAATGTACAGAAAGCATTGTGTTCGGCGTCAACTgcgtggtattgagggcgctcgctatggaattCTTCACCTGGCTCgtcttcgcattacatataacggtggtcagaaggactttatttcagcggaggaagcaggagattatgttaaactcttgatatcggggtgaactgcatcacctacacagcggaatctctttcactcttcttttatttttattttttgcactcggccttccagctccacagaattcggattcttattgaagatattgtcgttgcattacttcgcctagattttgtggactcactcctcttaaaatctacttctgtattaatgtgcttctctgtttcgatgctctgaccgggttagagtttctgtttatttaattttattagtgttatctcctcggctttacgtgctacactgttatattatttgttacaagtctttaaaaggtaaggacattatatttattattgtgtgcagactgtttatcagtcttggtaattttgttggttggcCCAgtttactctccgagttgttttcacattgtggacaacgttcgggttctgtaggatacactgctgtctcatttgtttatggagactttgggtgtttggaggattgtgagagtgagcagaacatgccaatgctttgaagaaTGTAGTGTTATTTAAttgtgaatctgtttttagaggatttaaacttaacatggtgaacaaattatattatagaattcaggcagttttactggggttatctcatacagtgtagcaagtaataatctggaaagaccattgtaatatcacagtctaaaactggatttaaagagaagcaaattagtaaatgaatcacacgtaaacgaatcacatgaaaatgtatcacttgaatattaatctcatgaaaatgaatcacatgtaaatgaaccatacgtaaatgaatcacatgtaaatgaataaataaattaaagacaagaaagcatttttttctgtacaGGTTTTATGATATTTAGTTCATGTAGCAAAATTCACATAGATCTGCACAGCTGAGAGATTCAGTCATACTTGTAGCTACAGATTGTGCTGCATGATGGTTTATTTCCTCTAATTGTGCTGTGATTTTCTTTCacggaatttttttttggtttgggtTTCTGTATATCAGAGTTCATgccacacgtgtgtgtgtgtgtgtgtgtgtgtgtgtgtgtgtgtgtgtgtgtgtgtgtgtgtgtgtgagagagagagagagagagagagagagagagagagagaatgacagactGAGACTATGCTCTAATATTGGGTGTGTAGAAAAACTagtgtataattatatatacaataaTTTACTGGCCATTTTTACAGTTGTTTAC
It encodes:
- the LOC128634122 gene encoding death domain-containing protein CRADD-like isoform X2, coding for MHLSLRYCLYILIDRCVVQSADFPWIKEKLLLLADEDEQDGGRGTELSNTTAQWAIPKDILQMVPSDQQLNRLAARLGLEWEMVLLDLGLTSVEITRCRADHPHSSHSQVLAALVMWKQTQGRSATVQRLLQSRQIHPSSLNQVFV